The Streptomyces sp. NBC_00670 genome window below encodes:
- the glgA gene encoding glycogen synthase: MRVGLLSREYPPDIYGGAGVHVEFLARELAPLVDLAVHCWGEGATPHASPAVTRHRPWPALDDANDALRTFSVDLAMAAGLRDRELVHSHTWYANLGGHLAKLLHGVPHVMTAHSLEPLRPWKAEQLGGGYALSSWAERTAIEAADAVVAVSGAMRDDILACYPALDAARVHVLHNGIDTTLYRPDPGTDVLDRIGLDPGRPYVVFVGRITRQKGVPHLLRAVRHIDPAAQVVLCAGAPDTPEIDREFRELYDELSRTRADVHWISRMLPRPDVIQLLTHAAVFVCPSVYEPLGIVNLEAMACGTAVVASRVGGIPEVVDDGRTGLLVDLDPGEDQTGFETRLAHALDTVLGDPSTARRMGEAGRARAVGEFGWDAVARRTVRLYEEVLDGAAIDARRG; this comes from the coding sequence GTGCGGGTGGGACTGTTGAGTCGGGAGTATCCGCCCGACATTTACGGCGGGGCAGGGGTCCACGTCGAATTCCTCGCCCGGGAGCTCGCGCCGCTCGTCGATCTCGCCGTGCACTGCTGGGGCGAGGGTGCCACTCCGCACGCGAGCCCCGCCGTCACCCGGCACCGCCCCTGGCCCGCCCTCGACGACGCCAACGACGCGCTGCGCACGTTCTCCGTCGACCTCGCCATGGCCGCCGGGCTCCGCGACCGCGAGCTCGTGCACTCCCACACCTGGTACGCCAACCTCGGCGGCCACCTCGCCAAGCTCCTGCACGGCGTCCCGCACGTGATGACCGCCCACTCGCTGGAGCCCCTGCGTCCCTGGAAGGCCGAGCAACTCGGCGGCGGCTACGCCCTCTCCAGCTGGGCCGAGCGCACCGCGATCGAGGCCGCCGACGCCGTCGTCGCCGTCTCCGGCGCCATGCGCGACGACATCCTCGCCTGCTACCCCGCGCTCGACGCCGCCCGCGTGCACGTCCTCCACAACGGCATCGACACCACCCTCTACCGCCCCGACCCCGGCACCGACGTCCTGGACCGGATCGGCCTGGACCCCGGCCGCCCGTACGTCGTCTTCGTCGGCCGCATCACCCGCCAGAAGGGCGTCCCGCACCTCCTGCGCGCCGTCCGGCACATCGACCCCGCCGCGCAGGTCGTGCTGTGCGCCGGCGCCCCGGACACCCCGGAGATCGACCGCGAGTTCCGCGAGCTGTACGACGAGCTGAGCCGGACCCGCGCGGACGTGCACTGGATCTCCCGGATGCTGCCCCGCCCGGACGTCATCCAGCTCCTCACGCACGCCGCCGTCTTCGTCTGCCCCTCGGTCTACGAGCCGCTCGGCATCGTCAACCTGGAGGCGATGGCCTGCGGCACGGCCGTCGTCGCCTCCCGGGTCGGCGGCATCCCGGAGGTCGTCGACGACGGCCGCACCGGCCTCCTCGTCGACCTCGACCCGGGCGAGGACCAGACGGGCTTCGAGACCCGCCTCGCCCACGCCCTGGACACCGTCCTCGGCGATCCTTCGACGGCCCGGCGCATGGGCGAGGCCGGCCGCGCACGGGCGGTCGGCGAGTTCGGCTGGGACGCCGTCGCCCGCCGTACGGTCCGTCTTTACGAGGAAGTCCTCGACGGGGCGGCAATCGACGCCCGTCGCGGGTAG
- the glgC gene encoding glucose-1-phosphate adenylyltransferase, with the protein MRRGGPSVLGIVLAGGEGKRLMPLTADRAKPAVTFGGTYRLVDFVLSNLVNADILRICVLTQYKSHSLDRHITTTWRMSSLLGNYVTPVPAQQRLGPRWYLGSADAILQSLNLIYDEQPEYVAVFGADHVYRMDPRQMLAQHIDSGAGVTVAGIRVPRAESPSFGVITPGSDGRTVDRFLEKPADPPGLADNPDCVFASMGNYIFTTKVLIEALQRDAEDEKSVHDMGGSLLPMLTDRGEAQLYDFSANHVPGETSRDQGYWRDVGTLDAYYEAHMDLIAERPAFNLYNRNWPIYTHSTQLSPARFNAGGIASESIISAGCLIRGQVTRSVLSPDVRVDPGAVVQGSVLHDNVHIGRGAIVRGAILDKNVEVPPGATIGVNPSRDAELYTVSKSGVIALGKGQRVL; encoded by the coding sequence ATGCGGCGCGGTGGACCTTCGGTGCTGGGAATCGTACTGGCGGGTGGCGAGGGCAAGCGGCTGATGCCGCTGACCGCCGACCGCGCCAAACCGGCCGTGACCTTCGGCGGGACGTACCGGCTCGTCGACTTCGTACTCTCCAATCTGGTCAACGCGGACATCCTGCGCATCTGCGTGCTCACGCAGTACAAGTCGCACTCGCTCGACCGGCACATCACCACGACCTGGCGGATGTCCAGCCTGCTGGGCAACTACGTCACCCCCGTCCCCGCCCAGCAGCGGCTCGGCCCGCGCTGGTACCTCGGCAGCGCCGACGCGATCCTCCAGTCGCTCAACCTGATCTACGACGAGCAGCCGGAGTACGTCGCGGTCTTCGGCGCCGACCACGTCTACCGCATGGACCCGCGCCAGATGCTGGCCCAGCACATCGACTCCGGTGCGGGCGTCACCGTCGCCGGGATCCGGGTGCCGCGCGCCGAATCGCCCTCCTTCGGCGTGATCACCCCGGGCTCCGACGGCCGCACGGTCGACCGCTTCCTGGAGAAGCCCGCCGACCCGCCCGGCCTCGCGGACAACCCCGACTGCGTGTTCGCCTCGATGGGCAACTACATCTTCACCACCAAGGTGCTGATCGAGGCGCTCCAGCGCGACGCCGAGGACGAGAAGTCGGTCCACGACATGGGCGGCTCCCTGCTGCCCATGCTCACCGACCGGGGGGAGGCGCAGCTCTACGACTTCAGCGCCAACCATGTGCCCGGCGAGACCAGCCGTGACCAGGGGTACTGGCGGGACGTCGGCACGCTCGACGCGTACTACGAGGCCCACATGGACCTGATCGCCGAGCGGCCCGCCTTCAACCTGTACAACCGCAACTGGCCCATCTACACCCACTCCACGCAGCTCTCGCCGGCCCGCTTCAACGCGGGCGGGATCGCCAGTGAGTCGATCATCAGTGCGGGGTGTCTCATCCGGGGGCAGGTGACGCGGTCGGTCCTCTCGCCGGATGTGCGGGTGGATCCGGGGGCGGTGGTGCAGGGGTCGGTGTTGCACGACAACGTGCACATCGGGCGGGGGGCGATCGTGCGGGGGGCGATTCTCGACAAGAATGTCGAGGTGCCGCCGGGTGCGACGATCGGCGTCAACCCGAGCCGGGACGCCGAGCTGTACACGGTTTCCAAGAGCGGCGTCATCGCGCTGGGCAAGGGGCAGAGGGTTCTGTAG
- a CDS encoding PA14 domain-containing protein → MRTRRLRVRDRLALLLVAAMAATGLAATATSPAAATTAADTPTPTEAHGLKGEYYTQSAEGAFDFATLKATTFDPTLDFADLEPRLRATTGQDNDVSARWTGRLVPEKTGATTFSIIGDNGFRLWVDDKLVIDHWVDDWDQEQTGEPVDLTAGHAVDIKVEYFEHYGGSNLHVRWTPPGGSKTAIPQSAFRLPEGYDYDGPVATTVRADGRTLQLDFAGPLAGVPAGLTDHLSAVVGGATWPLGRAKLDPKNPASLLIALDEPVVGNKTGTAKGTADVRYDGKGGLTTGTHTVGAFWTSGPNKSTYELTTKWAKQVGPHNALPEYPRPQLTRTKWQNLNGRWQFAAATSGEQPPVGKTLDERILVPYPVESQLSGLERHEDRMWYRRTFTVPKNWHVGSHQRLQLNFGAVDWRAEVYVNGTKVAEHQGGYDKFSADITKALKPGRTQELIVGVYDPTDSANGENQPMGKQRLDPSGIWYTPTSGIWQTVWMEPVAADHVDNLKLTPDVDKSTLTIEPQGVRDGVPVTATAYAGKRKVGTVTGRTGHPLTLHLRDPHLWSPDDPYLYHLKVRVGSDSVGSYFGMRSISVKNVNGTPRTILNGKPIFMMATLDQGFWPDGLYTAPTDEALAYDLKVHKQLGFNSVRKHIKVEPDRWFYWADRLGLLVWQDMPAMNAGTSPSTAARAEFERELKQMIDEHISSPSVVMWVTFNEGWGQYDMARIADQAKAWDPTRLVNSMSGINLGADGGTGDIIDEHGYPSPALPPNPDGRRALVSGEYGGLGLAVPGHAWSVQQSYVDVDPSTYTDDYLTKLDEVHALACKGGNGAVYTQISDVEGELNGLLTYDRRVLKPDVDRVRAAQRSLIHDASQPTVAGCTEN, encoded by the coding sequence GTGCGCACCAGACGCCTCAGAGTCAGAGACCGTCTCGCCCTGCTCCTCGTCGCGGCCATGGCCGCGACGGGCCTCGCGGCGACGGCGACCTCCCCGGCCGCGGCCACCACCGCCGCCGACACCCCCACCCCCACCGAGGCCCACGGCCTCAAGGGCGAGTACTACACCCAGTCCGCCGAGGGCGCCTTCGACTTCGCCACCCTCAAGGCGACCACCTTCGACCCCACCCTCGACTTCGCCGATCTCGAACCCCGGCTGCGCGCCACGACGGGTCAGGACAACGATGTCAGCGCCCGCTGGACCGGCCGGCTCGTCCCCGAGAAGACCGGCGCGACCACCTTCTCGATCATCGGTGACAACGGCTTCCGCCTCTGGGTGGACGACAAACTCGTCATCGACCACTGGGTGGACGACTGGGACCAGGAGCAGACCGGCGAGCCCGTCGATCTGACCGCCGGTCACGCCGTCGACATCAAGGTCGAGTACTTCGAGCACTACGGCGGCTCCAACCTCCACGTGCGCTGGACCCCGCCCGGCGGCAGCAAGACCGCGATCCCGCAGTCGGCGTTCCGCCTCCCGGAGGGCTACGACTACGACGGCCCCGTCGCGACCACCGTCCGCGCCGACGGCCGCACCCTCCAGCTCGACTTCGCCGGCCCACTGGCCGGCGTCCCGGCCGGCCTGACCGACCACCTCAGCGCGGTCGTCGGCGGCGCCACCTGGCCGCTGGGCAGGGCGAAGCTCGACCCCAAGAACCCGGCGTCGCTGCTGATCGCCCTCGACGAGCCGGTCGTCGGCAACAAGACCGGCACCGCCAAGGGCACCGCCGACGTCCGCTACGACGGCAAGGGCGGCCTGACCACCGGCACGCACACCGTCGGTGCCTTCTGGACCAGCGGCCCCAACAAGTCGACGTACGAGCTCACCACCAAGTGGGCCAAGCAGGTCGGCCCGCACAACGCCCTGCCCGAGTACCCGCGCCCGCAGCTGACGCGTACCAAGTGGCAGAACCTCAACGGTCGTTGGCAGTTCGCCGCCGCCACTTCCGGTGAGCAGCCGCCGGTCGGCAAGACGCTGGACGAGCGGATCCTCGTCCCGTACCCGGTCGAGTCGCAGCTCTCCGGGCTCGAGCGGCACGAGGACCGCATGTGGTACCGCCGCACCTTCACCGTGCCGAAGAACTGGCACGTCGGTTCCCACCAGCGGCTCCAGCTGAACTTCGGCGCCGTCGACTGGCGGGCCGAGGTCTACGTCAACGGCACCAAGGTCGCCGAACACCAGGGTGGCTACGACAAGTTCAGCGCCGACATCACCAAGGCGCTCAAGCCGGGCCGCACCCAGGAGCTGATCGTCGGCGTCTACGACCCGACGGACTCGGCGAACGGCGAGAACCAGCCGATGGGCAAGCAGCGCCTGGACCCGAGCGGCATCTGGTACACGCCGACCTCCGGCATCTGGCAGACGGTGTGGATGGAGCCGGTCGCCGCCGACCACGTCGACAACCTCAAGCTCACCCCCGACGTCGACAAGAGCACCCTCACCATCGAGCCGCAGGGCGTCCGTGACGGCGTACCGGTCACCGCGACCGCGTACGCCGGCAAGCGCAAGGTCGGCACCGTCACCGGGCGCACCGGTCACCCGCTGACCCTGCACCTGCGCGACCCGCACCTGTGGTCGCCGGACGACCCGTACCTCTACCACCTCAAGGTGCGCGTCGGCTCCGACAGCGTCGGCAGCTACTTCGGGATGCGCTCGATCTCCGTGAAGAACGTGAACGGCACCCCGCGCACGATCCTCAACGGCAAGCCGATCTTCATGATGGCCACCCTCGACCAGGGCTTCTGGCCGGACGGTCTCTACACCGCACCCACCGACGAGGCCCTCGCCTACGACCTGAAGGTGCACAAGCAGCTCGGCTTCAACTCCGTGCGCAAGCACATCAAGGTGGAGCCGGACCGCTGGTTCTACTGGGCCGACCGGCTCGGTCTGCTGGTGTGGCAGGACATGCCCGCGATGAACGCCGGCACCAGCCCGTCCACCGCCGCCCGCGCCGAGTTCGAGCGCGAACTGAAGCAGATGATCGACGAGCACATCAGCAGCCCGTCGGTCGTCATGTGGGTGACCTTCAACGAGGGCTGGGGCCAGTACGACATGGCCCGCATCGCCGACCAGGCCAAGGCCTGGGACCCGACCCGGCTGGTCAACAGCATGTCCGGGATCAACCTCGGGGCCGACGGCGGCACCGGCGACATCATCGACGAGCACGGCTATCCCAGCCCCGCCCTGCCACCCAACCCGGACGGCAGGCGCGCCCTGGTCAGCGGCGAGTACGGCGGCCTCGGCCTGGCGGTGCCCGGCCACGCCTGGTCGGTGCAGCAGTCGTACGTGGACGTCGACCCCTCGACGTACACCGACGACTACCTCACCAAGCTCGACGAGGTGCACGCGCTGGCCTGCAAGGGCGGCAACGGCGCGGTCTACACCCAGATCAGCGACGTCGAGGGCGAGCTCAACGGCCTGCTGACCTACGACCGCCGGGTGCTCAAGCCCGACGTCGACCGGGTGAGGGCGGCCCAGCGGTCCCTCATCCACGACGCGTCGCAGCCGACGGTCGCCGGTTGCACGGAAAACTGA
- a CDS encoding GH92 family glycosyl hydrolase, translating to MRWTRRLRLAAAGAVAATALSALPPAQAAMATGAAEPAAASGRGGALTDLVNPFIGTQNEGNTYPGAAVPFGMVQLSPDTGHNTGYDYAEDHIRGFSLVHLSGVGCGLGGDLPVLPTTGDVTQTDYAKYAAKFSHDDEQASPGYYGVGLDSGIKAELTATARTGVQRYTFPATDKANVLLNAGQSLHKTVNTKVEVLDNRTVRTAITGSGFCQDTKPYTVYTITRFDRPFTAHGTWNGDTVTAGSDTSSGTGRNGAYLRFDTTKDRTVEATTALSYVDARGAAGNLRAEGGHSFAHVREAAQRTWEHRLDDVRVKGGDDTLNRTFYSSLYRSFLAPNIGSDTDGRYTGWDQEIHRAKGFTYYQNWSLWDTYRTQSQLLSLLAPRQARDMAISVIKIDEEGGWLPKWGYGTVETNIMTGDPVTPFLTNAYQQGLLKGWEEKAYRALKKNADGVPPTDSPYVGREANKEYLRDGFAPYIEGRPHAKPGDSDYDHGPSATLEYALSDAMLAQMARDLGHKADAARYAKRAQNYHSIFDPSTGFFRARDASGAFTGPDDPAQSAGFHEGTAWQYQWLVPQDLPGMIDLIGGRQAANDRLDSFFAYDQLVQDPAKTAREVWVNGPYEYYNADKYNPQNEPDLIAPYTYLSTGQPWKTTDVVHAALTLFTDTPTGMTGNDDLGTMSAWNVLSSIGIFPVQPGYDTWGLSTPVFDRVDLTLDHRYYPKGHLTVTASGTSDTDRYVQSARVNGKDYGKTYLTTGDLRRIRSLSFTVGAQPSEWGTSADAAPPALK from the coding sequence ATGAGATGGACCCGGCGTCTGCGCCTGGCCGCCGCCGGCGCGGTGGCCGCCACGGCGCTCTCCGCCCTGCCACCCGCCCAGGCCGCCATGGCCACGGGTGCCGCCGAGCCGGCCGCCGCGTCCGGCCGGGGCGGCGCCCTCACCGACCTGGTCAACCCCTTCATCGGCACCCAGAACGAGGGCAACACCTATCCCGGTGCCGCCGTGCCCTTCGGCATGGTGCAGCTCTCCCCGGACACCGGCCACAACACCGGCTACGACTACGCCGAGGACCACATCCGCGGCTTCTCCCTCGTCCACCTCTCCGGCGTCGGCTGCGGACTCGGCGGCGACCTGCCGGTGCTGCCGACCACGGGTGACGTCACGCAGACGGACTACGCGAAGTACGCCGCGAAGTTCTCCCACGACGACGAGCAGGCGAGCCCCGGCTACTACGGCGTCGGCCTGGACAGCGGCATCAAGGCCGAGCTGACCGCCACCGCCCGCACCGGTGTGCAGCGCTACACCTTCCCGGCCACCGACAAGGCCAACGTCCTGCTCAACGCCGGACAGTCGCTGCACAAGACCGTGAACACGAAGGTCGAGGTCCTCGACAACCGCACCGTGCGCACCGCCATCACGGGCAGCGGTTTCTGCCAGGACACCAAGCCGTACACCGTCTACACGATCACCCGTTTCGACCGTCCGTTCACCGCGCACGGCACCTGGAACGGCGACACCGTCACCGCCGGCTCGGACACTTCCTCCGGCACCGGGCGCAACGGTGCCTATCTGCGGTTCGACACCACCAAGGACCGCACGGTCGAGGCGACCACCGCGCTGAGCTACGTCGACGCGCGTGGCGCCGCCGGCAACCTGCGCGCCGAGGGCGGCCACTCCTTCGCCCACGTCCGCGAGGCCGCCCAGCGCACCTGGGAGCACCGGCTCGACGACGTCCGCGTCAAGGGCGGCGACGACACGCTGAACCGCACCTTCTACTCGTCCCTCTACCGGTCCTTCCTCGCGCCCAACATCGGCAGCGACACCGACGGCCGCTACACCGGCTGGGACCAGGAGATCCACCGGGCGAAGGGGTTCACGTACTACCAGAACTGGTCGCTGTGGGACACCTACCGCACCCAGTCCCAGCTCCTCTCGCTGCTCGCGCCGCGCCAGGCCCGGGACATGGCGATCTCCGTCATCAAGATCGACGAAGAGGGCGGCTGGCTGCCCAAGTGGGGCTACGGCACGGTCGAGACCAACATCATGACCGGTGACCCCGTCACCCCGTTCCTCACCAACGCCTACCAGCAGGGGTTGCTCAAGGGCTGGGAGGAGAAGGCGTACCGGGCGCTGAAGAAGAACGCCGACGGGGTGCCGCCCACCGACTCGCCCTACGTCGGCCGCGAGGCCAACAAGGAGTACCTGAGAGACGGCTTCGCCCCGTACATCGAGGGCCGGCCGCACGCCAAGCCCGGCGACTCCGACTACGACCACGGGCCCTCCGCCACCCTGGAGTACGCCCTGTCCGACGCGATGCTCGCGCAGATGGCCCGTGACCTCGGCCACAAGGCGGATGCCGCCCGTTACGCGAAGCGCGCGCAGAACTACCACTCGATCTTCGACCCGAGCACCGGCTTCTTCCGCGCTCGGGACGCCTCCGGCGCCTTCACCGGCCCGGACGACCCGGCGCAGAGCGCGGGCTTCCACGAGGGCACGGCCTGGCAGTACCAGTGGCTCGTCCCGCAGGACCTGCCCGGCATGATCGACCTGATCGGCGGCCGGCAGGCGGCCAACGACCGCCTCGACTCCTTCTTCGCCTACGACCAGCTCGTGCAGGACCCGGCGAAGACCGCCCGCGAGGTGTGGGTCAACGGCCCGTACGAGTACTACAACGCGGACAAGTACAACCCGCAGAACGAGCCCGACCTGATCGCCCCGTACACCTACCTCTCCACCGGCCAGCCGTGGAAGACCACCGACGTGGTGCACGCCGCGCTGACCCTGTTCACCGACACCCCGACCGGCATGACCGGAAACGACGACCTCGGCACGATGTCCGCCTGGAACGTGCTGTCGTCGATCGGAATCTTCCCGGTCCAGCCCGGCTACGACACGTGGGGGCTCTCCACGCCCGTCTTCGACCGGGTCGACCTCACCCTCGACCACCGCTACTACCCCAAGGGCCATCTGACGGTGACCGCGTCCGGCACCTCGGACACCGACCGCTATGTGCAGTCGGCCCGGGTGAACGGCAAGGACTACGGCAAGACGTATCTGACCACCGGCGATCTGCGCCGGATCCGTTCCCTGTCGTTCACGGTCGGCGCGCAGCCGTCCGAGTGGGGAACGTCGGCCGACGCGGCGCCGCCGGCGCTGAAGTGA
- a CDS encoding wax ester/triacylglycerol synthase family O-acyltransferase, which yields MTSDLLAPLDLAFWNIESAEHPMHLGALGVFACHSPTAGAHAADLLAARAAGVTGLRMRIRDVWLPGGDAAAGGATGLARAGVRLPLAFGGAAREPAPNFDPLDHVRLHAPADDFHAVAGRLMQRPLERGRPPWEAHVLPGADGTSFAVLFKFHHALADGLRALTLAAAIMDPTELPPSRPRPVEAPRSAFGAFPFADPRRLPGLVRGALSGVVSDVGRALDIGASVALSTLGVRSSPALTAGPTGTRRTAGVVLDLDEVHRVRKTAGGTVNDVLIAVVAGALRRWLDERGDGSEGVAPRALIPVSRRRPRSASPQGNRLSGYLIRLPVDEADPVRRLRVVRAAMDRNKDAGPGRGAGAVALLADHVPALGHRLGGPLVSQAARLWFDILVTSVPLPSLGLRLGGSPLVEVFPLAPLARGQSLAVAVSTYRGRVHYGLVADAEAVPDLELFAAAIHHELDALRQACDA from the coding sequence TTGACTTCCGATCTGCTCGCCCCCCTCGACCTGGCGTTCTGGAACATCGAGTCCGCCGAGCACCCCATGCACCTGGGCGCGCTCGGCGTCTTCGCCTGTCACTCGCCCACCGCGGGCGCCCACGCCGCCGATCTGCTCGCCGCCCGTGCCGCCGGGGTGACGGGGCTGCGGATGCGGATCCGTGACGTGTGGCTGCCGGGCGGTGATGCCGCTGCCGGGGGCGCCACCGGTCTCGCCCGCGCCGGCGTACGTCTCCCGCTCGCCTTCGGCGGCGCGGCCCGCGAGCCCGCCCCCAACTTCGACCCGCTGGACCACGTCCGGCTGCACGCCCCCGCCGACGACTTCCACGCCGTCGCCGGCCGGCTGATGCAGCGGCCCCTGGAGCGCGGCCGGCCCCCCTGGGAGGCGCACGTCCTGCCGGGGGCGGACGGCACCTCGTTCGCGGTGCTGTTCAAGTTCCACCACGCGCTCGCCGACGGGCTGCGGGCGCTGACGCTGGCCGCCGCGATCATGGACCCGACGGAGCTGCCGCCGTCCCGGCCGCGGCCCGTCGAAGCGCCCCGGAGCGCGTTCGGCGCGTTCCCGTTCGCGGACCCGCGGCGGCTGCCCGGGCTGGTCCGCGGTGCGCTGTCCGGCGTGGTGTCCGACGTGGGACGCGCGCTGGACATCGGCGCGTCCGTCGCCCTGTCCACGCTCGGGGTGCGCTCCTCGCCCGCGCTGACCGCCGGGCCCACCGGGACCCGGCGGACCGCGGGGGTCGTCCTCGACCTCGACGAGGTGCACCGGGTGCGCAAGACGGCGGGCGGCACGGTCAACGACGTGCTCATCGCGGTTGTCGCGGGGGCGCTGCGGAGGTGGCTGGACGAGCGCGGCGACGGGAGCGAGGGGGTGGCGCCGCGGGCGCTCATCCCCGTCTCCCGGCGCCGGCCGCGCAGCGCCTCGCCGCAGGGGAACCGGCTCTCCGGGTACCTGATACGGCTTCCGGTCGACGAGGCGGATCCGGTGCGGCGGCTGCGGGTGGTGCGGGCGGCGATGGACCGCAACAAGGACGCGGGGCCGGGGCGGGGGGCCGGGGCGGTGGCGTTGCTCGCCGACCATGTGCCGGCGCTGGGGCATCGGCTCGGGGGGCCGCTGGTCAGCCAGGCGGCGCGGCTGTGGTTCGACATCCTCGTGACGAGTGTGCCGTTGCCGAGTCTGGGGTTGCGGTTGGGCGGCAGTCCGCTGGTGGAGGTGTTCCCGTTGGCGCCGTTGGCGCGGGGGCAGTCGTTGGCGGTGGCGGTGTCGACGTATCGGGGGCGGGTGCATTACGGGTTGGTGGCGGATGCGGAGGCGGTGCCGGACCTGGAGCTGTTCGCGGCGGCGATCCACCACGAACTCGACGCCCTGCGGCAAGCCTGCGACGCGTAG
- a CDS encoding SDR family NAD(P)-dependent oxidoreductase has translation MTVTETAPANDGPAATPPAAPRIPHPHETSPDSASYGPGIDPERLAVCLSVLKELDGIDVDHPDAIAVRRATSHIYRTVKQRRRQERRAAKTAHDKAVTEATATGSAQRIDDETEGVLPSSVTEAGQIAGILQRPRSCYTCKTRYTEVDYFYHQLCPNCAAENRARRDARADLTGKRALLTGGRAKIGMYIALRLLRDGAHTTVTTRFPNDAIRRFKAQPDSADWIHRLKIVGIDLRDPAQVMALADSVAAEGPLDILINNAAQTVRRSPGAYSELVTAESAPLPAGELPAAEVIGTFGSGAVGELPVAGGGALAARDVTGLALVSGSASLERIAAGTAIDAGGLVPDLHDTNSWIQTVEEVTPVELLEVQLCNSTAPFLLISRLRPAMAASAARRTYIVNVSAMEGVFGRGYKGAGHPHTNMAKAALNMLTRTSAQEMFDKDRILMTAVDTGWITDERPHPDKVRMAEAGFHAPLDLVDGAARVYDPIVRGEQGEDLYGVFLKDYAPGKW, from the coding sequence ATGACGGTGACAGAGACCGCCCCGGCGAACGACGGCCCGGCGGCCACACCCCCGGCCGCGCCCCGGATCCCCCACCCCCACGAGACCTCCCCCGACAGCGCGTCGTACGGGCCGGGGATCGACCCCGAGCGGCTCGCCGTCTGTCTGAGCGTGCTCAAGGAGCTCGACGGCATCGACGTCGACCACCCCGACGCGATCGCCGTCCGGCGTGCCACCTCGCACATCTACCGCACCGTCAAGCAACGCCGCCGCCAAGAACGCCGCGCAGCGAAGACCGCGCACGACAAGGCCGTCACCGAGGCCACCGCCACCGGCTCCGCCCAGCGCATCGACGACGAGACCGAGGGCGTCCTGCCCTCCTCCGTCACCGAGGCCGGCCAGATCGCGGGGATACTCCAGCGCCCCCGCTCCTGCTACACCTGCAAGACCCGCTACACCGAGGTCGACTACTTCTACCACCAGCTCTGCCCGAACTGCGCCGCAGAGAACCGGGCCCGCCGCGACGCCCGCGCCGACCTCACCGGCAAGCGCGCCCTCCTCACCGGCGGCCGCGCCAAGATCGGCATGTACATCGCGCTCCGGCTGCTCCGCGACGGCGCCCACACCACTGTCACCACCCGGTTCCCCAATGACGCGATCCGCCGCTTCAAGGCGCAGCCCGACAGCGCCGACTGGATCCACCGGCTGAAGATCGTCGGCATCGACCTGCGTGACCCCGCCCAGGTCATGGCGCTGGCCGACTCCGTCGCCGCCGAGGGCCCGCTGGACATCCTGATCAACAACGCCGCCCAGACCGTACGCCGCTCCCCGGGCGCCTACAGCGAGCTGGTCACCGCCGAGTCGGCCCCGCTGCCGGCCGGCGAGCTGCCCGCCGCCGAGGTGATCGGCACCTTCGGCTCGGGCGCCGTCGGCGAGCTGCCCGTGGCCGGCGGCGGCGCCCTTGCCGCGCGGGACGTCACCGGCCTCGCGCTGGTCTCCGGCTCCGCCTCCCTGGAGCGGATCGCGGCCGGCACCGCGATCGACGCCGGTGGGCTCGTGCCCGACCTGCACGACACCAACAGCTGGATCCAGACGGTCGAGGAGGTCACCCCCGTCGAACTCCTCGAAGTGCAGCTGTGCAACTCCACGGCACCGTTCCTGCTGATCAGCCGGTTGCGCCCGGCGATGGCGGCGTCCGCGGCCCGGCGGACGTACATCGTGAACGTCTCCGCGATGGAGGGCGTCTTCGGCCGTGGCTACAAGGGCGCGGGACATCCGCACACCAACATGGCCAAGGCCGCCCTCAACATGCTCACCCGCACCAGCGCCCAGGAGATGTTCGACAAGGACCGCATCCTGATGACCGCGGTCGACACCGGCTGGATCACCGACGAGCGGCCCCACCCGGACAAGGTCCGCATGGCCGAGGCCGGCTTCCACGCCCCGCTGGACCTCGTCGACGGTGCCGCCCGGGTCTACGACCCCATCGTCCGCGGCGAGCAGGGCGAGGACCTGTACGGCGTCTTCCTGAAGGACTACGCGCCCGGCAAGTGGTGA